The following DNA comes from Nocardia sp. XZ_19_385.
CCTCAACACCTTCGTGTGCGGTACGGACCTGCTGGTCGACGGTCCGGATGGCAAGCCGCTGCTCGTCAAGCTGCCGGGCGCGCAGACCACCGGAAGGTGCGAGAAGTGAACGAGAATCGCTCGCCCCTGATCAATATGGGCATCGTGGGCATCGTCCTGGCCGTGGCTATCTCGCTGGCGTCCCTGCAGTTCGATCGACTGCCCTTCATCGCCTCCGGCGTCGGATACTCGGCGTACTTCGGTGACGCGGGCGGTCTGGTGCCCGGCGATCACGTACAGGTCGCCGGTGTGCGATCCGGTCGGGTCGAAGAGGTCAGCCTCGACGGCGCCAAGGTGCTCGTGCGCTTCAACCTCGACGAGAACATCGTGCTGGGGACGAAGACCACAGCGGCCATCAAGACGAATACGGTGCTGGGGCGCAAGTCGCTCGAGGTGACCCCGCTGGGCAACGGCACGATGCGAAAGTACGATCCGATTCCCTTGGAGCGCACCACTTCTCCCTACTCGCTCAACGAGGCGCTCAGCGAACTCGCCACCACCGTGCACGGGCTCGACATGAACCAGGTCAACACGACCCTGGACGCGTTGTCGGCGACCTTCGCCGATACCCCGGCGCCGCTGCGGTCCGCGCTGGAGGGCGTTTCCGCGCTTTCTCGCAGCATCAATACTCGGGATCAGGCGCTCACCGAATTGCTGGGCAAGGCGCAAGGCGTGACCAAGGTGCTCTCCGATCGGGCGGCGAAGATCAGTGCTCTGCTCGTCGACGGCAATCAACTCCTCGGCGAACTCGACGCCCGCCGGGCCGCGATCGGACAGTTGATCACCTACGTCAACAGTCTCGCCCAGCAGATCACCGGATTCGTCAACGACAACGAGGCGCAGCTCAAACCCGCACTGGACCGCCTGAATTCGGTGCTGGGTCTGCTCCAGCGCAACAAGCAGAACCTGTCCGACGCGCTCGACGCGCTCGGCCCGTATGCGGCGGCGCTGGGCGAGCAGGTCGGCAGTGGCCCGTACTTCCAGTCGTACATCGTCAATGCGACAAGTAAAGGCCTGCAGCCCCTGGTCGACGCCCTGGTCTGGCCGGAGCATCTGCCCGCTGACCTGAGGTCCTACCTCGACAACGGAAACCATCGGGCCCCAGGCCTTTACCCGGCAGAAACGGAGCCAGGTAAATGAACGCTCTGAAAAACGTGGGAAATTTGCCTCGTTGGACGCGAGTTGTCGCGCTCGTGGCCTTGGTGGCGATAGTGGCCTTCGTCGGATACTCGGCGGTGACCCGCGTCGGCACCAAACAGATCACCGCGCATTTCCCGTCCACCAGCGGCCTGTACGTCGGTGACGAGATCCGGGTACTCGGCGTGCAGGTAGGCACCATCGATTCCGTCGAACCCGGCCCGGAGCAGGTGACGGTGAAGATGACGGTCGACCGCGGCATCGATCTGCCCGCCGAGGCCAAGGCCGTGATCGTATCGCCGTCGCTGGTGTCGGCACGGTTCATCCAGTTGGCCCCCGCCTACACCGGTGGGCCGAAGATGAGCGACGGCGCGACCATCCCGATCCAGCGCACCGCCATCCCGGTCGAATGGGACGACATCAAGACCGAATTGTCCAAGCTGGCAACCAGTCTCGGTCCGGTCGGCACGGACGAGCAGGGGTCGTTCGGCCGTTTCATCGACACCGCCGCCGACAATCTCGACGGCAACGGCCAAGCCTTCCGCGACACGCTGCGGGAACTGTCCGGTGCGTTGAACACCCTGTCGGATGGACGTACCGACCTTTTCGCCACTATCCGCAATCTGCAGCAGTTCGTGGACGTGCTGTCCAAGAGCAACGATCAGATCGTGCAGTTCGGTGGCCGCCTGGCTTCGGTGTCGTCGGTGCTGGCCGGAGTCTCGACCGATCTCGGTGCGGGGCTGGACAACCTGGATATCGCCGTTGCCGATGTGCAGCGCTTCATCGAGGACCGCGGCGGCGCGTTGACCGAGGGTCTGCAACGGTTGACCGACGTCACCCAACTGCTGGTGGACAAGCGACCCGAGGTCGAGCGAGTACTGCATTCCGGCCCGACCGCCTTGACGAACTTCTACCAGATCTACAACCCCGCCCAGGGCAGCCTCGGTGGCTACCCCGTGCTCACCAACTTCGCCAATCCGGTCAGCTTCCTGTGCGGTTCGGTCGAGGCGCTGGGTGCCAACGAGGCCGACAAGAGCGCGGACCTGTGCGCCCAGATGCTGGGACCGGTGCTGCAGAACCTGGCGATGAACTACCCGCCGTTGATGCTCAACCCGGGCTCTAATGCGACTGCCTACCCGGAGCAGCTGATCCCCAGCACCCCGGAGGTGGGGGCGCGCATGGGTGGCGAAGTCTCCGTGCCCGAAAGCCTTGCCGAACTTGCCCTTCCGGGAGACAACTGATGAAGACCATCCGTGGTCGTAAACGCGTAGCCGGCTTGGCGATCGGACTCGCGATCGCCCTCGGCGCCACCGGTTGCCAATGGGACGGCCTGAACTCGCTCCCGTTGCCGGGCGCCAAGGGCACCGGCGAAGGCGCCTGGGAAGTCAAGATCCAGATGCCGAATGTCACGACGCTGAACCGTAATTCGCCGGTCCGCGTCAATGATGTGACCGTCGGCACCGTCACCGGGATCGAGGTGGAGGGCTGGCATGCGCTGGTGACCGTGAGCCTCGAAAAAGATGTGACGCTACCGGCCAATGCCACCGCCAAGATCGGGCAGACCAGTCTGCTCGGCAGCAACCACGTGGAGTTGGCCGCGCCGAAAGATGTCGCGGCCCAGGGTCGTTTGCAGCCCGGTGGCCTGATTCCGCTGGAGCGGGCGGGCGCGTTCCCCACCACCGAGCAAGTGCTGTCCTCACTGTCGGTGGTGCTCAACGGCGGCGGTATCAGCCAGTTGCAGAACATCACCGGCGAACTGAACAAGGCCCTGGTCGGCAACACCGACGCCATCCGCGATCTGCTGCCGCAGCTGAACACCCTGATCGGCACCCTGGATACCCAGACCAAGGACATCATCGCCGCCATGAGCGGACTGGACCGGTTCTCGGGAATCCTTGCCCGGCAACAGGATCAGCTGGCCTCCGCGATCGAGAACATCCATCCGGCGCTGACCGTGCTCGCCGACCGGCGCGAGACCATCACGCAAACCCTCACCGCTCTCGGCGGGCTCAGCGATGTGGTGTCGAGGATCGTCGACAACGGTGGCGACAACCTCACCACCGACCTGGCGAACCTGTGGCCGTTGCTGGACGAGGTCGCCAATACCGGAAACCATCTCAGTACGACGCTCGGGATGCTGCTGACCTTCCCGTTCTCGATGCACCACATGGACGGCGCGGTACGCGGCGACTACCTCAATGTGAAGATCACCTACGACCTCACCTCCGAGCGGCTGTCGAAGAACTTCCTCACCGGCACCCCGCTGGGCAAGCGCTACGCGGGTGTGGAAGGGGTGCTCGGCCAGGCCGGCGGCACCGACGGTGATCCGATCGATCCGACCACGGCGCCGATGCGCGAGCCGAAGGCAGAGAACCCGCAGCAGCCGAGTCTGCCTGGGCTGGGCCCGATTCCCGGACTTCCCGCCATTCCGGGCATCACCGTTCCCGAAGGGAGTGGGAAGTGAAACTCTCCCGTTTCGTCAAGATTCAGCTCATCATCTTCTCCGTCCTGACCGTCATCGGTCTTTCGGTGATGGGCGGGAGGTACGTCGGCATTCCCGCGATGGCCGGGATCGGCCGCTATGACGTAACGGTGAAACTGGCGGCCACCGGCGGGCTCTACGAGAGCTCGAACGTGTCCTATCGCGGGACCAATGTCGGCAAGGTGGAAGAGGTCCGGCTCACCCCCGAGGGCGTCGACGCCCACCTGTCCATCGACAGCGATTACAAGATTCCGGCCGATGTCGATGCCTGGGTGCGCAGCGTCTCGGCGATCGGCGAGCAGTACGTGGATCTGGTGCCGGCCGAAAAACCCAAGGGCGGCAACCTGTCCGACGGTTCGGTGGTCCCGGTCGAGCGCACCAAGCTGCCACAGGATGTCGGTACCTTGCTCGACCAGACCGACCGGCTGCTGAACAGCGTGGCCGACACCAAACTGCGCCAGGTCATCGACGACGCGTTCACGGCTTTCAACGGCGCCGGACCGGACTTGCAGAAGTTCATCGACTCCGCGGCCCTGCTGGTGCAGGAGGCGAAGGACAACACCGAGGTCACCAAGGACCTGATCGACAAGATCGGACCGCTGCTCGACACCCAGATCGACTCCGATACCGCCATTCGGTCGTGGACCCAGGATCTGGCCACGCTCACCGATCAGCTGCGGGAACACGATCCGGCCTTGCGCAATGTCATCGACAAGACGCCCGGGGCCGCCGCCAGCGCCACTCAGCTGTTCCAGGATCTGAATCCGACCCTGCCCATGCTGGCGCGCAATCTCATGAGCATCGGCCAGGTCACCTACCTGTACGACCCGGGCGTCGAACAGCTGCTGGTTACCTTTCCGCCGCTGGTCGCCGCGCTGCTGACGGCGGCCACCAGCGGACCGCTGGAATACGGGGCGAAGGTCGACTTCAAGGTCGGCGTCAACGATCCGCAGGGCTGCACCACCGGCTTCCTCACCGCTGAAGAGCGCCGCTCGCCCGCCCTTCGGGACGCACCCCCGACCCCCGGCGGCTTGTACTGCAGGATTGCGCAGAACGCGCCGTTCGATGTCCGCGGCATTCGCAATACGCCGTGTATGGAATTCCCGGGCAAGCGCGCACCCACCCCGGAATTGTGCCGTGACCCGCAGGGCTACCTGCCTCTGGGCGACAACCCGCAGACCGGCCCGCCCAATCCGGTGACCCCGTCGGGCGAGCCCATTGGCGAACCGGATGGGGTCCGGCCCGCGTCGGTGGAGATCCGTCCGTACGATCCGGGTACCGGAACAATTTTGGGACAAGACGGTCGTAGCTACCGAATCGCTAATATCGGAAGCGATGGCTCCGGCGTAGTTCCGGCAAGTCTGACAGCAATGGTTCAGGAGCAGATGCGATGAAGGAAGCCGAGCCCGCCGAGGCGGCCAAGGAAGCGGCGCTGCCAGAGACAGTGACCGAGCAGGTCGAGTCCGAGGAATCCGCCGAGTCCGCCGGCACGGTGCAGCTCGAGGCCGATCCCGTGATCAGCGAGACCGCGACAGTGGAGCTCACGAAGAAGGCGGAGTCCACGAAGGAACCGGACGAATCCCCGGCCGATGATGAGCCGAAACCGGCAGCGGCCGAAGCTGATTCGGATGCGGCCGAAGGCGATTCGGATGCGGCCGCCGACGACGGCACACCGTCGCGGCGGTCCTGGATCCTCGCGGCGGCGGCGCTCGTGCTGAGCGTGGCTCTGGTGTCGGCGACCGTCTGGATGACGGTCCAGCGCAACAATATCGCCGACCAGCAAGCCATGGGCGCGGACTATGTCCAGGCGGCCAAGCAGGCGATGCTGAACATCACCAACATCAGCGCCGACACCGCGCCGGACGACATCAACCGCGTGCTCGCGGTGACCTCCGGCGATCTGAAGAACGAATACACCACGCGCAAGGACGATTACGCCGCCATCGTGAAGAAGGCGCAGGTCAACGCGAAGGGTGAGATCATCGAAGCGGCCCTGCAGAGTTCGGATGAGCATTCGGCGATCGTGCTCGTCGCGGTGAAGCAAATCGTCACCAACGTGGGCGCGGAAGGTCAGCAGCAGCGGCAGTACCGGTTCAAGGTGACCATCGCCCGCGGCGACAACGGTTTCACGGCAACGTCGATGGAGATGGTGGTATGACCACGAAATTGAGTGGCCGGCTGATCGTGCTCGTCGCCTCGTTGCTGCTGGTCCTCAGTGCCGGCGCCGCCTCCTGGACCGGTTACGGCTGGTGGCGCGACAGCCAGGCCGATACCGCCCGCGACGAGTCGCTGGTGGTCGCCCGCCGCGCGGTCCAGGGCATGTTCGGCTACAACTTCCGGACCATCGACACCCAGATGCCCAAGGTCATGGAAGACATGACCTCGGACTTCCAGGAAGACTGGACCAAGGTCACCCAAACCGTCCTCGCCCCCGGCGCCAAGGAAAAGGAATTGGCCGTTACGGCGACCGTTATCGAAAGCGGCATCATCTCCGCCGATGCGGACAGGGCCGAGGTCATGATCTTCCTCAACCAGAAGAGCATCGGCAAGGATCCATCCAAGGGCACCTTCGACTCGAGCCGCCTGCGGGTCAAGCTCGAGAACGACAACGACCGCTGGCTGGTGGCGGACGTCGACCCGATCTGACCACGCCCTGCATCCCTCAGGCGTTCTCCCGGGGGAGACGGACGGTGAAGGTGGTGCCTTCGCCCTCGACGCTGTCGACGGTGACTTTGCCGCGGTGCGCGGCGACGAGAGCTTGCACGATGGACAGGCCCAGGCCCGTGCCGCCGCTGGTGCGCGTGCGTGAAGTGTCGGTGCGATAGAAGCGCTCGAAGACGCGGGCGGCCTGATCGGCGGGGAGACCCGGGCCGGTGTCGGCGACTCGGAGCAGCACCTCGTTGGACTCCGGAGTCAGATGGACGGTGACCGCGGCGTCGCTCGGGGTGTGGGTGAGCGCGTTGTCGACGAGGTTCGCCAGCACCTGACGGAGCCGCATCTCGTCGCCGGTGATTTCCAATGTGCCCTCACCCGAATGGATTTCGAGCTCGATCCGGCGGCGCGGGCCCGCCGGATCGGCGGCCGCCGCGCGGGCGCGGGCATTGTGGACGGCATCGCTGGCGAGGGTGAGCAGGTCGACGGGACCGAGCTCGAGGGGCCGCTGGGCGTCGAGGCGGGCCAGCATGAGCAGGTCCTCGACGAGCAAGCCCATGCGCTGCGCCTCGTGTTCGATGCGGCCCATGAAGCGGGCAGGATCGTCGGTGGCGCTGCGCTCACCCACCCCGTCGGCTGCGCCTCCTGCCGTCCCCGTTTGGCGATACAGCTCGGCAAAACCGCGGATGGTGGTGAGCGGGGTGCGGAGTTCGTGGCTGGCGTCGGCGACGAAACGTCGCATGGTGGCTTCGGATTCGCGTGCCGACGCCTCGGAGGCTTCGGTGGCGGCGAAGGCGGATTGAATCTGGGCGAGCATGCCGTTCAGCGATTGGGACAGGCGATCGACCTCGGTGTTGGTGCCGCGCACCGGAACTCGGCGGAACAGGTCGCCACGGGCGATGGCGGCGGCGATATTCTCCACCCGGCTCAGTGGCCGCAGGCTGCGCTGGATGACGAAGTAGGCGAGCACCGCGAGCACGGCCAGCACCACGGCCCCGATCATCAACTGCAACTTGATGAGTCGATTGATGGTGTCGTCATTCTTCGTCAGCGGCACGGCCACGGTGGTGGTGGTATCGCCGGCGTGCAGGGTGAGGGCGCGCCACTGGACGGGGGAGTCGTCGAGCGAGCCGATGGTCGCCGCCCGCGGACCATGGATCTGGGTGAGGTCCGGCCGGGCTTCGACGTCGAACGGTTTGAGGATGAGCGCGCCCGCGCCGTTGGTGTTCTCGGTGACGATGTAGAACGGGCTCGGCGGCATGCGCTGATCGACCAGCGGAGCGGGCAGCGCCGGACGTGCGACGGTCACCCGCGACATCCCGGCCTCGCGCAACTGCTGATCGGTCTGACTGAGCAGCGACTTCTCGAAAGCCGAAGTGACAGCCGCCCCCGAAGCAAGCAAACCCAACGCCGACAACGCAACCAGCGCCAATACCAAAGTGATTCGCAACGGAATCGACCCGAACCGCCGCCCAACCCGCTGCCGCACCCGCTGCAGCCGTCCACCCTGGGAGGCGTCCTGTCGCCGGCCCATCAGCGCGGCTTCCGCATCACGTAACCGACACCGCGCAGGGTGTGAATCAAACGCTGCTCACCGGTATCGACCTTCTTGCGCAGATACGACACGTAGGTCTCCACCACCCCGACCTCGCCGCCGAAGTCGTAGCGCCACACGTGATCCAGGATCCGCGGCTTGCTCAGCACCGTGCCCGCGTTGACCATGAAGTAGCGCAGCAGCGTGAACTCGGTGGGGGACAGGGCAACCGGTTCGCCGGCCTTCCACACCTCGTGGGTGTCGTCGTCCAATTCGATGTCCTCGAAGCGGAGTCGCGAGCTCGCCGGCTCCGGCGCGCTGTGCCCGGCCCGGCGCAACACCACCCGCAGCCGGGCCACCACCTCTTCCAAGCTGAACGGCTTGGTGATGTAGTCGTCGGCGCCCAGGGTCAGCCCGGCGACCTTGTCCTGTACCTCGTCGCGCGCGGTCAGGAACAGCACCGGCGCGGTGATGCCGTCGGCGCGCAGCCGGGGCAGCAGCCCGAAGCCGTCCATGCCCGGCATCATCACGTCGACGATCAGCGCGTCCGGGCGGAAGACCCGGGCCTTGTCCAGCGCCTGCGCGCCATCGGCGGCGGTCTCCACCTCGAACCCCTGGTAGCGCAGGCTCACGGCGAGGAGTTCGACGATCATCGGCTCGTCGTCGACGACCAGCACCTTCGCCTCAGGGCTTTCCGTGGACGCAGCTGGCCCACCCGTCGCCCGACCGCCACCCCTCACGGAATCGCTTCGCGATGCTGTCACGACCTACATCCTGCGCCCCCCTACTGCGAAGTCCCTGGACCCCAGCTGGGAGGTTCCTGTGAACGCCCTACCGGCGCGGCGTCCGGTCCTCCGGGTAGACGTCGTCGTCGGTGAGCAGCGCGCTGCCCGCGACCTGGTCCTGTGCCAGCGCCTCCAGGAACGAGCGGGCCCAGCGGTCCACGTCGTGAGCCAGCACCTGCCGCCGCAGCGAGCGCATCCGGCGGCGTTTGGTGTCGCGTTCGTCCTCGATGGCGGAGACGATGGCGTCCTTCACGCTGTCCAGATCGTGCGGGTTACACAGGTAGGACTGCCGCAATTCGGCTGCCGCACCGGTGAATTCGCTCAGGACCAGGGCGCCGTTCAGGCCGCTGTGACAGGCCACGTACTCCTTGGCGACCAGGTTCATGCCGTCGCGCAGCGGCGTCACCAGCATGACGTCGGCGGCTACGAAGAACGCGATCAGTTCGTCCCGTGCGATCGGCCGGTGCAGATAGTGCACGACCGGGTGCCCGACCTCGGCGAACTCGCCGTTGATCCGGCCCACCTGGCGTTCGATGTCGCCGCGCATCTGAATGTAGGACTCGACGCGCTCCCGGCTCGGAGTGGCCAGCTGCACCATCACCGTGTCGGCCGGATCGATGCGGCGCTCGATCAGCAATTCCTCCAGCGCGTTGAGCCGGATGTCGATGCCCTTGGTGTAGTCGAGCCGGTCCACACCGAGCATGATGTGCTTCGGATTACCCAGCTCCGCACGGATTTTCGCGGCCCGGTCGCGGACCGACTTGCGCCGGGAGAGCTCGTCGAGCTCGGCCGAGGCGATCGAGATCGGGAACGCGCCGACCCGCACGGTACGGAAACCGACCTGCACCACGCCCAGCTTGGAGCGCACCCCGACATTGCCGCGCGAGGTGGGCTGACCCGCCAGCCGGCGCGCCAGGAACAGGAAGTTCTGCGCGCCGCCGGGGAGGTGGAAACCGATCAGATCCGCGCCGAGCAGACCCTCGATGATCTCGGTCCGCCACGGCATCTGCATGAACAGCTCGACCGGCGGGAACGGAATGTGCAGGAAGAAACCGATGGTCAGATCCGGCCGCAGCATGCGCAGCATTTTCGGCACCAGTTGTAACTGGTAGTCCTGCACCCAGACGGTGGCGCCCTCAGCGGCCACCTTGGCGGTGGCCTCGGCGAAGCGCCGGTTCACGTTGACATAGGCGGCCCACCATTTGCGGTCGTAGGTGGGCCGGACGATCACATCGTGGTAGAGCGGCCACAGCGTGCCGTTGGAGAAGCCCTCGTAGTAGTCGGCGACTTCCTCCGCGGTCAGCGGCACCGGATGCAATTCCAGGCCGTCCTCGATGATCGGGTCGACGTCCACATCGGGGACCCCTGCCCAGCCGACCCAGGAACCCTTGTTCATCCGCAGCACCGGCTCCAGCGCGGTGACCAGGCCGCCGGGGCTGCGCTTCCAGCGGGAGGTGCCGTCGGGTAGTCGCTCCAGGTCGACGGGCAGCCGGTTGGCGACGACGACGAAGCCGGAGCCCGCGCCATTGGATTCGACAGGTTCCAAGCCGGAGTTGGGGTCGGCGTTGTCGGAGTCGGAGGACGGCTGGTCGGTCATCTGGTCCATTCACGGATCCTTCGCGCGTCGCGTTTTCCCGTCGGGGTGTCGCCAGGAAGCTAGAGGTCGACGGCGCCGTTGTCGTCGAACGTGGTCGGGTGTTACCCGCCCGCCCAGTCCGTTATTCGCCCCGGCCGACCGGAACGATGCCGAGCATCGACAGCAGCATCCGGCACTCGTCCGCGTCTTCGGCGTAAGCCGCCACTACTTTCTGAGCCTGACGTGCGGTTTCGTCGGCGAGCGGCTCCAGTTCGTCGTCCGCGATGTCGTTCGCGCTGCCCTTCGCGGCCATCTTCTTGTCCTCCCGGCTCATACGCTCGTACCTGCGAATAGTCAATGGTATATGGCCTCGGCGGCCGCTCGCGGCTCCCTATACCGTGGGGGCCAGCATCAAACTCCACGAAAGGGTCGACAATGCCGCTGGCCACGGTAAACGGAATTCCCCTCAACTACCAGGTCAAGGGTGACCGGGCCAAGGGCACCGACGGCAAAGGTGGCGGTCCGCTGGTCGTCATGATCATGGGTACCGGCAGCCCCGGCCGGGTCTGGGAGCTACACCAGGTGCCCGCGCTGGTCGCCGCGGGCTACCGGGTCTGCACCTTCGACAACCGCGGTATCGCGCCCTCCTTCGAAGCCGCCTCCGGCATCGACATCGCGGACATGGTCGCCGACACCGCGGGCCTGATCGAACTGCTCGACGAGGGTCCGGCGCTGGTCGCAGGCACCTCGATGGGCGCGCGCGTAGCCCAGGAGCTGGCGCTGGCCCGGCCGGAGCTGGTGCGTAAAGCGGTGTTCATGGCCGGGCACGGACGGCTCGACCAGTTCCAGAAGACGCTCTCGCTCGGCGAGCATGAACTCGACAGCAGCGGGGTGCAGCTGCCCGCCAAGTACGAGGCCGCGATGACCGCTGTGATGAACCTGTCGCCGGCCACCATGGCCAACACCAACGCCGCGCGCGACTGGCTGGATCTGTTCGAGTTCACCGGTGGCCCCGTCACTCCCGGTATCCGCGCCCAGCGCCGCATGGACCACGATTTCGACCGGGTGCACGCCTACCGCGGCATCACCGTGCCGTGCCTGTCGATCGGGTTCGCCGATGACCGGATGATTCCGCCGTATCTGTCCAGGGAGGTTGCCGAAGCCATCCCGGGCGCGCGCTACCAGGAGATTCCCGATGCGGGGCACTTCGGCTACCTGGAACGACCCGAGGCGGTCAACAAGATCCTGCTCGATTTTTTCGCGGGATGAGGTAACCCCCTACAGGTAACGTCGGCCTTGCTAGTGTCGACACACGCTCGGGGAGTCATCCGGCGCTTCCACTTGTGCTGTGGCACAAGCGGGGCGCCGGACGGGCCCAGGAGCCTTCCCGTACACAGCGCCAGTATCCAGTGAGGTGAAATGAGCACCAACCCCTTCGATGACGAAGACGGCCGCTTCTTCGTTCTGGTCAACGACGAAGAGCAGCATTCCCTGTGGCCGGCGTTTGCCGAGGTCCCGGCCGGATGGCGGGTCGTGTTCGGTGAGGACAGCCGCGCCGCGTGCGTTGAATATGTCGAGAAGAACTGGACGGATATGCGTCCGAAGAGCCTGCGTGATGCGATGGCCGCCGATGATGCGGCCCGTCAGGGCGCCCAGTCCTGACGGCGGTATCTGAATGCTGCGCAGGGGACTTATGCTGAGCCGCCGCCGTGCGCGGCACCGTTAACTCGGTGTCGTGCGGGCGGCGCGCCCGGTTATGATGGCTTCCGCTTAACCCGCCTCCTTAGCTCAGTGGTAGAGCACCGCTCTTGTAAAGCGAAGGTCGTCAGTTCAATCCTGACAGGGGGCTCACACGGAAAAGGGTGGTCACCAATGGTGACCACCCTTTCGTATTGCCGGACTACTCCGGGATGTTCGCGCCGTGGCCCAGATCGCGCAGGGCCGCCTTGATCTTGGCCTGGGCCTCGTCGAGGGATTCGGGGGAGGGGTTCGGGTCGGCGCCGGAGATGTCGAAATCGCCCATGGTGAACGCCGGGAAGACGTGCACGTGCAGGTGCGGGACCTCCAGGCCGGCGATCAGCAGACCGGCGCGCGGCGCGTCCCAGGCCTGGCGCACCGCCTTGCCGATGATCTGGGCGACACCGTTCAGGCGTGCGAACGTCGCGCCGTCGACGTCCTGCCACTGATCGATTTCCTTGCGCGGGACGATCAGGGTGTGGCCCGGGGTGACCGGGGCGATGGTCAGGAAGGCGACGAATTCGTCGTCCGCCCAGACGAATCGACCGGGGAGCTGACCTTCGATGATCGCGCTGAAGACAGAAGCCATGCCTCGCAGCGTAACCCGGGTCAAGCAGCTGCGAAGTGCGACAGGATGCCTTGCACCTCGTAGATGTCGACCTGGCGGTTGAACCGCTTCTGTAGCGGCTCGGCCGTGCCCGCGATCCAGATGACGAGCTCGGCATCCAGATCGAAGGTGCCCGCGGTCTCCACCGAGAAATGCGTGATGGCCCGGTACGGGATGCTGTGATAGCTCACCTTGCGGCCGGTCATGCCCTGCTTGTCCACCAGGATCAGCCGCCGGTTGGTGAACAGGATGGCATCACGGACCAGGAGGTACGCGGCATAGATCTGTTCGTCCTGGCCGAACAGCCGCGCGTATTCGTGTTGTGCCTTGGCCGGATCGAGCCGCCCGGCATTGCCCATGATTCCGTCGATCAGACCCACGGTTGACCACATCCTTCAGATGTGTTGGGGATCAGTGCG
Coding sequences within:
- a CDS encoding MCE family protein yields the protein MNENRSPLINMGIVGIVLAVAISLASLQFDRLPFIASGVGYSAYFGDAGGLVPGDHVQVAGVRSGRVEEVSLDGAKVLVRFNLDENIVLGTKTTAAIKTNTVLGRKSLEVTPLGNGTMRKYDPIPLERTTSPYSLNEALSELATTVHGLDMNQVNTTLDALSATFADTPAPLRSALEGVSALSRSINTRDQALTELLGKAQGVTKVLSDRAAKISALLVDGNQLLGELDARRAAIGQLITYVNSLAQQITGFVNDNEAQLKPALDRLNSVLGLLQRNKQNLSDALDALGPYAAALGEQVGSGPYFQSYIVNATSKGLQPLVDALVWPEHLPADLRSYLDNGNHRAPGLYPAETEPGK
- a CDS encoding MCE family protein, which encodes MNALKNVGNLPRWTRVVALVALVAIVAFVGYSAVTRVGTKQITAHFPSTSGLYVGDEIRVLGVQVGTIDSVEPGPEQVTVKMTVDRGIDLPAEAKAVIVSPSLVSARFIQLAPAYTGGPKMSDGATIPIQRTAIPVEWDDIKTELSKLATSLGPVGTDEQGSFGRFIDTAADNLDGNGQAFRDTLRELSGALNTLSDGRTDLFATIRNLQQFVDVLSKSNDQIVQFGGRLASVSSVLAGVSTDLGAGLDNLDIAVADVQRFIEDRGGALTEGLQRLTDVTQLLVDKRPEVERVLHSGPTALTNFYQIYNPAQGSLGGYPVLTNFANPVSFLCGSVEALGANEADKSADLCAQMLGPVLQNLAMNYPPLMLNPGSNATAYPEQLIPSTPEVGARMGGEVSVPESLAELALPGDN
- a CDS encoding MCE family protein, with protein sequence MKTIRGRKRVAGLAIGLAIALGATGCQWDGLNSLPLPGAKGTGEGAWEVKIQMPNVTTLNRNSPVRVNDVTVGTVTGIEVEGWHALVTVSLEKDVTLPANATAKIGQTSLLGSNHVELAAPKDVAAQGRLQPGGLIPLERAGAFPTTEQVLSSLSVVLNGGGISQLQNITGELNKALVGNTDAIRDLLPQLNTLIGTLDTQTKDIIAAMSGLDRFSGILARQQDQLASAIENIHPALTVLADRRETITQTLTALGGLSDVVSRIVDNGGDNLTTDLANLWPLLDEVANTGNHLSTTLGMLLTFPFSMHHMDGAVRGDYLNVKITYDLTSERLSKNFLTGTPLGKRYAGVEGVLGQAGGTDGDPIDPTTAPMREPKAENPQQPSLPGLGPIPGLPAIPGITVPEGSGK
- a CDS encoding MCE family protein, yielding MKLSRFVKIQLIIFSVLTVIGLSVMGGRYVGIPAMAGIGRYDVTVKLAATGGLYESSNVSYRGTNVGKVEEVRLTPEGVDAHLSIDSDYKIPADVDAWVRSVSAIGEQYVDLVPAEKPKGGNLSDGSVVPVERTKLPQDVGTLLDQTDRLLNSVADTKLRQVIDDAFTAFNGAGPDLQKFIDSAALLVQEAKDNTEVTKDLIDKIGPLLDTQIDSDTAIRSWTQDLATLTDQLREHDPALRNVIDKTPGAAASATQLFQDLNPTLPMLARNLMSIGQVTYLYDPGVEQLLVTFPPLVAALLTAATSGPLEYGAKVDFKVGVNDPQGCTTGFLTAEERRSPALRDAPPTPGGLYCRIAQNAPFDVRGIRNTPCMEFPGKRAPTPELCRDPQGYLPLGDNPQTGPPNPVTPSGEPIGEPDGVRPASVEIRPYDPGTGTILGQDGRSYRIANIGSDGSGVVPASLTAMVQEQMR
- a CDS encoding h domain protein; this encodes MTTKLSGRLIVLVASLLLVLSAGAASWTGYGWWRDSQADTARDESLVVARRAVQGMFGYNFRTIDTQMPKVMEDMTSDFQEDWTKVTQTVLAPGAKEKELAVTATVIESGIISADADRAEVMIFLNQKSIGKDPSKGTFDSSRLRVKLENDNDRWLVADVDPI
- a CDS encoding cell wall metabolism sensor histidine kinase WalK; its protein translation is MGRRQDASQGGRLQRVRQRVGRRFGSIPLRITLVLALVALSALGLLASGAAVTSAFEKSLLSQTDQQLREAGMSRVTVARPALPAPLVDQRMPPSPFYIVTENTNGAGALILKPFDVEARPDLTQIHGPRAATIGSLDDSPVQWRALTLHAGDTTTTVAVPLTKNDDTINRLIKLQLMIGAVVLAVLAVLAYFVIQRSLRPLSRVENIAAAIARGDLFRRVPVRGTNTEVDRLSQSLNGMLAQIQSAFAATEASEASARESEATMRRFVADASHELRTPLTTIRGFAELYRQTGTAGGAADGVGERSATDDPARFMGRIEHEAQRMGLLVEDLLMLARLDAQRPLELGPVDLLTLASDAVHNARARAAAADPAGPRRRIELEIHSGEGTLEITGDEMRLRQVLANLVDNALTHTPSDAAVTVHLTPESNEVLLRVADTGPGLPADQAARVFERFYRTDTSRTRTSGGTGLGLSIVQALVAAHRGKVTVDSVEGEGTTFTVRLPRENA
- a CDS encoding response regulator transcription factor produces the protein MLVVDDEPMIVELLAVSLRYQGFEVETAADGAQALDKARVFRPDALIVDVMMPGMDGFGLLPRLRADGITAPVLFLTARDEVQDKVAGLTLGADDYITKPFSLEEVVARLRVVLRRAGHSAPEPASSRLRFEDIELDDDTHEVWKAGEPVALSPTEFTLLRYFMVNAGTVLSKPRILDHVWRYDFGGEVGVVETYVSYLRKKVDTGEQRLIHTLRGVGYVMRKPR